CTCGGCGAGGAGTGCGGCAGCCGGTACGAGACCGCGCGGGCCTTGACCGGCCTCGGCAACGTCCATGCGGCATCCGGCCGTCCGGATGCGGCCCGCCGGTGCTGGGAACGGGCGGACGACCTGCGCGACGTGCTCGATCCGCGCATGGTCGGCGAGGCCCGGGTCCGCGCGTCCTGGTGACCGCGGGCAGGCCGCGGCCGACATCAGGGGTTCGTCGCGACCGCGCCATCGGGAGTGAGGCCATGTTCGAGCAGGGCCTGCCCGTCCGGGACGCGACCCGCACGGGCGAGCGCGAGCAGCCACTGCGCAGCGGCGCCGTCCCCCGCCGCGGTGCGCTCCCGAAGCTCGGTGACGCACCCGTGGTCGGCCAGCACGCGGGCCAGCCGCTCGCGAGCCGGGTAGTCGCCGCGTTCGGCGTACTCGCGCAGTGCGGCAAGGGCGGCGGTGATCTCACCCCGCTCCAGCAGGGCGTCGACCAGTATCTGCCGGGCGTAGCGCGGTTCTTCGTCGGCCAGTGCGCGCAGCTTGGTCAGGTTGCCCGACCTCGCCAGTTGCCTCGGCAACCAGTCCCGCATCCAATGCCGGTTCCTGCGGACGAGCGTGAGCGCCTCGGCCCAGCGATCGGCCTCGGCCAGCCGATCGGCCAAGGCACGTACAACATTATGTGAGGCGTCGGCGCCGTCGGTGCCCACGTACTCGGTGAGCATGGTGATCGCGCGTTCGGTATAGCCGTGCGAGGCAAGGGTGTCGGCAAGTGCGACCAGTTCCGCCTCGAAGGGGGTCATACTCCGATCCCAGGCGGGCCGCTCGACCTGCTGCGGCTCCGAGCCGTGCCGGTGCAGCAACTGCACCGCCTTGTCCACCTCCCCGCGCCCGATCAGCAGCTCGAACGGCCGCGCGTCCAGAGCGGGCCTGGACATCATGTCCGAAAGGTAGCGGTTCACCGCGTCCTCGTCACCTTGGTCGCACTCCCGCTCGGCGAGCAGGAGTGCGGCAGTGGGGCTGTCGGCAGCGGCAAGTTCATGGAGGCGTTGCAGGTTGCCGCTGGCCGCGAGCTGGTGCGCCAGCCACTGCTCCGCCCACTCGTCGGTCAGCCATGGCCCAGCCCGCCCACCGAGGGCCTTCCGGACGACCGTGAGTGCCTCGGGCCACCGGTCGTTTTCTGCAAGCACTGTGGCTAGTACTTCGCCGAAGCGTTCGGCGAGCACCAACTGCTCACCGCGGATGGCTTGGTCCTCCTGCCCCACCTCTGCATATCGCCGGTTCGCGACTCGCCGAACAAGATCGGCGGCCGTATCCGGCCCCTTCGCCCTGGCCAGCATTCGGACCCAATCGACCACCGAGGGAGCACGGAGGTCGTCGCCGAAGGAGTCGATCAGGGCCCGCACCAGATGCTCGGCCTCCGCATACCTACCCTGCTCCCCCAGTTGCCGCACAGTGGTGTCGAAAAGGCCGGACTGGACCTCTTCCGGCAGTGGCCGCGGAATGGTGCGGACGACCTCCATCGCCAGCTCCACCCTGCCGTAGCCGGCCAGAGTGGCCACCATGCGATGCTGAGTCCCCGTGGCCATCGCCTCAATGGCCTGGCCACACAACCGGTCGCCATACCGGAAAACCAAGCGCCGATAGGCACTTTCGGCCAGCCGTGCGCGATCCTCGGGGTCCAGGGCGTGCTCCGCGCACGCCTGCCACAGGGTGGCAGGCACGACAGCGTCACGCCGGGTCCTCCTGCCGTGCTGATCCAAGTAGTCGTGCGGCTCGTAGGCATCAGCAGGCCCGGGGCCGGCTTCCCGCCGACGCGGGACCAAAGCGGTGATCCCGTGCGCGGCTTGACCGGCAGCACGGGCCAAGCCCTCGGCGAACCAGTCGTCTGGAGTATCGACGAGGTCCTCGGCACCGAGATAGCCGGGTGCGGCATCGCCCAGCAGGGCACGGGACACCGGGACCTGATGGCCGAGCCGCCGCGCATCCAAAGCTGCGGTCACAATGGCGGCGGCGTAGCGATCCCGCGGGGTCTCCGGATGTTCGTGGCGTTCAACCAGGGCGGGCCCTCCGGCGATGGTCTGGATGACCCGGCGGTCCGGCGAGGCCGACACCGCCGCGGCCAACCGAGGATCGGCCGTGCGATCGGCACCAACCAGCGCGATCTGCTCAGGGCTGAACCGATCAGCCACCCGCACCCGCCGCACACCGTGCTGCAGCAATGCCCGGACCTGGGAACGTCCGTCGAGGCCATCCGGTGCGCCGGTAAACTCGTCCCAGTACCGCGGCCACAGCGTGCCCAGCACGACCACTGGCTTCGGCCGAATGAGCAGTTCCCGCAGGTGGGCCGCGACCTGTTCACCGTGCGGGCCAGACAAGTGGTTCTGCGACTCGTTCAGCCAGATCACCGTTCGCGAGGCGACTCCGCCGCCCAGCAACGCAAGTAACTCGTCCGCCGTGCGCGGATACACCAGCGGCCATTCCCGCAACACCTCGTGTCGGTGCACCGCCTCGTAGAGGGCGCGAGTCTTCCCCGTCGAGGACTCACCGGTGATCACAAGCATCTGGGCGCCATCCAGCTCAGCCAGGTACTCATCGATGCGGTCGTCATGCTCACGACGCAGATACCCTGGCAGCTCGGGCAGATCCCCGCCGACCACGATCGCCCGGTGCACATCCAGCTGAAGCGGGCCCCACCGACTAATCGGGCGAGCGGTGAGCGACCCGACCGGATTGGCACCGTGCAGGTGGACGCCACCACCGATCGCCCCAGCCTGGATGACGACGTTCGCCGAGGCACGACTCTCGTTGTGCACGTCACCGGATGAACCCACGCGAACACTCTAGGCACCACGACACCGGTCACGCAGCGATATCACTGACCTACCGCAGCCGGAAGCGCCGAAAGGAAATCTGTGCTGACATACTCCTGCGGGGAGTGGATCTGCCGCGGCGCGAACGGACAGGGAGGCGGATAGTGCCGGAGGACAGCTCACCAGGGGAGGACATCGGACGGACCGGGGAGATCGCCGACGACTATGCCCGCGGCTACGCGCTGTTGCAGCGGCTCGGCGGCACCGAGCGGCCCGCGGTGCTCGACCTCTTCTCCGACTTCGCCGAGGACTTCGGCCGGCAGTCCGTCGCCTTCGTCTACGGGCAGCTCTATCACCGCCCCGGGCTGAGCCTGCCGCAGCGGCAGCTGGCCACCATCGGCATCCTGGCCACCCTCGGTTATGCCCAGGCGCAGCTGAAGTTCCACCTCGGCGCGGCACTGCGGGTGGGCTGCTCCCGGCAGCAGCTCGTGGAAGCCGTGCTCCAGGTGGCCTCCTTCGCGGGCTTTCCGGCGACGATCAACGCGCTCGGCGTCGTCAAGGAGCTGTTCGATGAGCTGCCACCCGCTCCCCGGCCCACACCGGAACCCGCGCCCATGGAAGGGGACCGCTACCAGCGCGGACTCGAGGCGATGCGCCGCATCGACGGCGAGGCCGGGGAAAGGGTGGCGGCGAGCCTGGCGGAGCTGGCACCCGACCTGGTCCGCTATCTGATCGAGTTCACCTTCGGTGAGGTCTACTGCAGGCCGGGGCTCGACCTGCGGGAACGGGAGATCGTCACGGTCGCCGCGTGCACCGCGCTCGGCACGGCGGCGCCCCAGCTGAAGGTGCATGTACACGGGCTGCTCAACGTCGGCGGCACCCGGCAGGAGGCACTGGAGACGATCCTGCACACGGCAGCCTATGTCGGCTTCCCGGCAGCGCTGAACGGCATCTCCGTGGCCCGCGCCGCCTTCGCCGAGCGGGACTGACCGTCCGCCAGCCTGCTCGGAGAGCCCACGGGAGGCAGGGTTTAGCCCGTATCATCCAGGTGCAACGATTCAGTCGCCGGGCAGCAGGCTGTCCCGATGGCGAACAGGGGGTGAGCACCGGGTGCCGTCGAGTGCCATCACGGTAGCGGTGATCGATGATCATCCGGTGGTCCTGGCCGGTATCCGGTCCTGGTACGCGCAGGCGCGGCCGCCGATCGAGGTGGTCGCCAGCGGCGAGGACGTCTCGGCGGCCCGCACCGAATCCGGTTCCGCCGCCGATGTGGTGGTCGTCGACCTGTACCTCTCCGGCGGAGTGCCGGGTTATCGCATGATCAGGCAGCTGGTGGACGAGGGCAGGCGGGTCATCGTCTACACCATGGTCGACAGCCAGGAGGCCGCCCTGACCTGCCTGGATCTCGGGGCACTCAGCTATCTCACCAAGGCCGAGGGGGAGCCGCACCTGGTAGCCGCCACGCAGGCGGCCGCACAGGGCCTTCCGTACACCCCGCCCGCGCTGGCCGGGGCGATCGGCACGGACACCCGGCCGAGCAGGCCCACCCTGGCCCCGCGGGAGGCCGACGTGCTGGTGGAGTGGTTCCAGTGCGAGTCGAAGGGCATGGTCGCCGAGAAACTGGGACTCTCGGTTCGTACCGTCAACTCCTACCTCGACCGGGTACGCATCAAGTACGCCAATGTGGGCCGCCCGGCCAGCACCAAGGCCACCCTCGTCGCCAGGGCGATTCAGGACGGGCTGATCGGGCTGGACGAGCTGTGAACCGCACAGCTCGCCTCCACCCAGAACCGGGTGTCGTCGGCGAGGGTGTGCAGGCGGACCTCCGGGTGCGCGGGCCGGGGCGGTTCGGCCCCTGGCCGGTCGGTCACCACACTCACCCGTACCCGGTCGCCGTACAGCAGGGTGACCCGTGCCGCGTGCCGGGTGGTGGCCAGCGCCGCGAGGATCGGGTCGGTCAGGGCCCTGCGCACCTCCACCGGCAGCGGACGCCCCTGCCCCCGCACGGCGAGCTGGACCAGTACCCCGCCCCGCTCGGCGAGGTCGATACACGCGCGCAGCTCGTGCAGCAGCTGGTCGTCGGCCTGGTCGTTCTCGGCGAACAGCCTGCGCATCCGGGCGGCCTCGAACGCGCAGCCGGCCTTGACCGCCTCGTCGGCCGGGTCCAGCGTGCCGTCGGACAGCCCGCCGAGCAGCGGCAGGACGCTCTCCCCCAACCGGGCATAGTGTTCCTGCCGGTCCCGGTGGATCCGGCCGGCCACGGCCTCGCCGGTCAGCACCCGTTCCCGTTCCGCGATCGCCGCCCCCGCCTGCCGCGCGGACCGGCGCAGCAGCACGACCGCGGCGACCATCGTGAGCTGGAACCCGTAGACGATCAGTGCCCTGGTCGCCTTCTCCGCGACCTCGGCGGCGCTCGGCATCCCCGCGACCAGCAACCGCGCCAGCACCAGGGTCGCGTGCGCGGCGAAGAAGCACACCAGGTAACGCAACCGGACGTCGAGCAGGAGCAACAGGCCGTACCAGCCTGCCGCCAGGAACAGCCAGTCCGCCGAGTCGACGATCTGCGCGACGGCGAGATCGTGGGTCACCATCCCGCCTGCGACCAGCACCCCCAGCGCCCCGCCCAGCCACACCATCCTCGGCAGTGCCGTCCCGCGCAGCAGCAGGGTGATACAACCGGCGAGCAGAACGGTCAGCGCGCCGAACAGGGTGAAGTGCAGCACCGGAGTGGCGTACTCGTCCTGGTGCGCCAGCAGCGTCGGCAACGCTAGTCCACAGTGGATCGTCGTGACCGTGACCACCAGCGCCAGCCGCAACCCACCGAGCAACCGCCGGACCACGTACTCGGTGTCCTCAGTGCCTGTTCCCAAA
The sequence above is drawn from the Amycolatopsis aidingensis genome and encodes:
- a CDS encoding carboxymuconolactone decarboxylase family protein, producing MPEDSSPGEDIGRTGEIADDYARGYALLQRLGGTERPAVLDLFSDFAEDFGRQSVAFVYGQLYHRPGLSLPQRQLATIGILATLGYAQAQLKFHLGAALRVGCSRQQLVEAVLQVASFAGFPATINALGVVKELFDELPPAPRPTPEPAPMEGDRYQRGLEAMRRIDGEAGERVAASLAELAPDLVRYLIEFTFGEVYCRPGLDLREREIVTVAACTALGTAAPQLKVHVHGLLNVGGTRQEALETILHTAAYVGFPAALNGISVARAAFAERD
- a CDS encoding response regulator transcription factor, with product MPSSAITVAVIDDHPVVLAGIRSWYAQARPPIEVVASGEDVSAARTESGSAADVVVVDLYLSGGVPGYRMIRQLVDEGRRVIVYTMVDSQEAALTCLDLGALSYLTKAEGEPHLVAATQAAAQGLPYTPPALAGAIGTDTRPSRPTLAPREADVLVEWFQCESKGMVAEKLGLSVRTVNSYLDRVRIKYANVGRPASTKATLVARAIQDGLIGLDEL